One Amphiprion ocellaris isolate individual 3 ecotype Okinawa chromosome 5, ASM2253959v1, whole genome shotgun sequence genomic region harbors:
- the LOC111563282 gene encoding calmodulin-binding transcription activator 1-like isoform X4, whose product MAAENKPEGLKKIRNPERMVRIAVGYTGHTPPKSDDTDANNEPGQLKIYLPKKLLECLPKCSSLPKERHRWNTNEEIAAYLITFEKHDEWLTTSPKTRPQNGSMILYNRKKVKYRKDGYCWKKRKDGKTTREDHMKLKVQGVECLYGCYVHSSIIPTFHRRCYWLLQNPDIVLVHYLNVPAVDDSGKPCGPVLCSINTDRKEWAKWSKEELIGQLKPMCAGSSLHQKCSSVKQRIISSKQESGAAAGGGVAAGTGVAAGQRAEEADGTEVQNSDVSEGQTEPSPGGGRSRAGGGERRNGRITKPSLLPQSSMEVSSSTSTNQVEVPDTTQSSPLSITSDMADSPALAIGAGLSQSTAVFMSEVTTLTGDSVYSAGHTHLLASTHESTTAGILLAVAPENQRFASFPGGVGLGEGGELVLSSSLDTGGGVSLPETTMTFDPDCFLNNPKQGQTYGGGGGKTEGCNGDDGGLHCSSNGFVYNPALVNNIKTEATPLEQPLATQSSYVGEGTGLSPSTTLEQMDFSAVMSSACVPSLTQPAHHASPSLFLQANPQTSQPAQLQTNGTEATQESGDAQAYIGLPTVPTDSPVTNGDPHTHLHQTTTDQQALCARNGQGTAVGSFPLTPQDATIDQSGNRGHQEVAGLEKPPENGGELLLKAGDPHETYTNVDTEHYLQPTDENAGGEEGGGGGGGRGGENEILCNGVSLSGGSSSVGASPQSIAAGANIEGALYSSPLPQQGGGVTATTAGAGTAISLEGFEASFGSQFSDLINDFISVEGSGGGVGAAVTGVLMTQEGAAGEEQGAGTGHLQGSEVEQGALGLLQETGRLFGVTDYSPEWSYPEGGVKVLITGPWLESSSEYSCLFDHISVPAALIQPGVLRCYCPAHDTGLVMLQVAMGGEVISSSVVFEYKARDLPALPSSQHDWLSLDDTQFRMSILERLEQMEQRMAEITNQNPRSEAMATKGGGVEGGGGATDQQSQISTDQGSFEGRVVVVCEKMMSQPCWASSNQLVHSKNSRGMTLLHLAAAQGYAGLIQTLIRWRTKHADSIDLELEVDPLNVDHFSCTPLMWACALGHTDAALVLYQWDPRALAIPDSLGRLPLNIARSRGHTRLAELLEQLQQSPQTQGQPADAWVDRWRGESQTSGISNSPTPNSNSELRRPRAESQPENQNQGWSQTGHRAPQGTQGDQGGPPPAKRLKPSPDTQQQLTNSHSGTNPLQSLLHSSPSPNPQHSLLPKTLQTQPSNLNCQKAPLASSSPSRPQLPNAPFSHLQARIGGSGGGTRWSLRQTLGQRSLARRILGKERLAIHLRQRVLSDRGEETEVLTYQDNTEDLQMDITMLADHIMEASTGRLKQEAMETEVDSGKVGISSDVRLLSSYLGEVERFLKSKPPTPSPKPNSLSGPEDEQSPQAKQALSLPLEWNSFLCAAMKEERLKTDSSSCLAMTEAEQGELYETIRHALHSLRKHKGAIQEHRKEIAAVIQRCYKRYKQYALYKRMTLAAILIQSRFRSFHEQRKFQQSRRAAVLIQQYYRSYRHSLSLLTKKQNQAARKILRFLLRCRHSPLMDHRPLKRGQRAEKGQGS is encoded by the exons GAGATTGCTGCATATCTCATCACTTTTGAGAAACACGATGAGTGGCTGACGACATCGCCAAAAACCAG GCCTCAAAATGGCTCTATGATCCTCTACAACCGTAAAAAGGTGAAGTACAGGAAAGATGGCTACTgctggaagaaaaggaaagacgGGAAGACCACCCGAGAGGATCATATGAAGCTGAAAGTCCAGGGAGTAGAG TGTCTGTATGGCTGCTACGTCCACTCCTCCATCATCCCCACCTTCCATCGTAGATGCTATTGGCTGCTGCAG AACCCAGACATTGTGCTGGTGCACTACCTGAATGTACCAGCAGTGGACGATAGCGGGAAGCCATGTGGTCCCGTCCTCTGCTCCATCAACACAGACAGGAAGGAGTGGGCCAAGTGGAGCAAGGAGGAGCTCATTGGACAACTCAAACCCATGT GTGCTGGAAGCAGCCTGCATCAGAAATGTTCCAGTGTCAAGCAGCGCATCATCTCATCCAAGCAGGAATCTGGAGCAGCGGCAGGAGGGGGAGTAGCAGCAGGTACCGGCGTGGCAGCGGGACAGAGGGCCGAGGAGGCAGATGGCACAGAGGTCCAGAACAGTGATGTATCAGAGGGCCAGACAGAGCCCAGTCCTGGAGGGGGCAGGAGCAGAGCAGgcggaggagagaggaggaatgGCAGGATCACCAAACCATCCCTACTCCCACAGAGCAGCATGGAGGTGTCATCCTCTACATCCACCAACCAGGTGGAGGTCCCTGACACCACCCAGAGCTCGCCACTGTCAATCACCAGCGACATGGCCGACAGTCCCGCTCTCGCCATTGGGGCTGGCTTATCCCAGAGCACAGCTGTGTTCATGTCTGAGGTCACAACACTGACTGGGGATTCAGTTTACTCTGCTGGTCACACCCACCTGCTGGCATCCACCCATGAAAGTACCACCGCTGGCATTCTATTAGCTGTTGCCCCTGAAAACCAGAGGTTTGCATCGTTTCCTGGTGGGGTAGGCTtaggggagggaggagagttGGTTTTGTCCAGCTCCTTAGACACTGGAGGTGGAGTCAGCCTTCCTGAGACCACCATGACCTTTGACCCTGATTGCTTCCTCAACAATCCCAAGCAGGGCCAGACGTATGGCGGCGGTGGAGGGAAGACTGAGGGGTGTAACGGCGATGATGGAGGACTCCACTGCTCTTCTAACGGCTTTGTGTACAATCCAGCCCTCGTCAACAACATCAAGACGGAGGCTACCCCTCTGGAGCAGCCGCTGGCCACTCAGAGCAGCTATGTGGGAGAAGGAACCGGACTCAGCCCCAGCACCACCCTGGAGCAGATGGACTTCAGCGCTGTCATGTCATCAGCTTGTGTCCCTAGTCTCACCCAGCCTGCACACCACGCTTCCCCCAGCCTCTTCCTCCAAGCCAACCCCCAGACGAGCCAGCCCGCTCAGCTGCAGACCAATGGTACTGAGGCAACCCAGGAATCCGGCGACGCCCAGGCATACATCGGCCTGCCCACAGTGCCAACAGACTCTCCGGTCACCAATGGAGACCCACATACACACCTCCACCAAACCACCACAGACCAGCAGGCCCTGTGCGCAAGGAACGGACAAGGAACGGCAGTGGGCTCGTTTCCCCTGACACCACAGGATGCCACCATTGACCAGTCAGGCAACAGGGGACATCAAGAGGTGGCAGGGTTAGAGAAGCCTCCTGAGAATGGAGGAGAATTACTACTGAAGGCCGGGGATCCTCATGAGACCTATACAAATGTTGACACTGAACACTACCTCCAGCCAACGGATGAAAAtgcaggaggagaggaaggaggaggaggtggcggGGGACGAGGAGGGGAAAACGAGATTCTGTGCAATGGTGTGAGCTTGTCAGGGGGCAGCAGTTCAGTGGGGGCCAGTCCTCAGTCAATAGCTGCTGGTGCAAACATTGAGGGGGCGCTCTACAGCTCTCCACTTCCACAGCAAGGTGGGGGGGTGACGGCTACAACAGCTGGGGCAGGAACAGCCATCAGTCTGGAAGGCTTTGAGGCTTCATTTGGAAGCCAGTTCTCTGATCTCATCAATGATTTCATCTCGGTTGAGGGGTccggtggtggggtgggggcaGCGGTCACTGGGGTTCTGATGACCCAGGAGGGGGCAGCAGGAGAGGAGCAGGGTGCAGGAACAGGCCACCTGCAGGGCTCTGAGGTGGAGCAGGGAGCTCTGGGACTCCTCCAGGAGACTGGGAGGCTGTTTGGTGTGACAGACTACTCCCCAGAGTGGTCTTATCCAGAG GGTGGAGTGAAGGTGCTGATCACAGGTCCGTGGTTGGAGTCAAGCAGTGAATACAGCTGTCTCTTCGACCACATCAGTGTCCCCGCTGCCCTCATCCAGCCCGGGGTGCTGCGCTGCTACTGCCCAG CCCATGACACAGGACTGGTGATGCTGCAGGTAGCTATGGGCGGTGAGGTCATCTCTTCATCGGTGGTGTTTGAATACAAGGCACGAGACCTTCCTGCCCTGCCGTCTTCTCAGCACGACTGGCTCTCACTGGATG ATACTCAGTTCAGGATGTCAATCTTGGAGCGTCTGGAGCAGATGGAACAGAGGATGGCTGAGATAACCAATCAGAACCCTCGCTCAGAAGCCATGGCAACCAAGGGCGGAGgagtggagggaggaggaggagctacTGATCAGCAGTCTCAA ATCTCTACCGATCAGGGTTCGTTCGAAGGTCgtgtggtggtggtgtgtgAGAAGATGATGTCTCAGCCATGCTGGGCTTCTTCTAATCAGCTCGTCCACAGTAAGAACTCCAGAGGAATGACCTTACTGCATCTGGCTGCAGCTCAGGGCTATGCAGGGCTCATTCAGACACTTATTCGCTGGCG TACAAAGCATGCTGACAGTATTGACCTTGAACTGGAAGTGGATCCTCTCAACGTAGACCACTTCTCCTGCACTCCACTG ATGTGGGCGTGTGCTCTGGGTCATACTGACGCAGCATTGGTGCTTTACCAGTGGGACCCGAGAGCCCTGGCTATTCCTGATTCACTGGGACGCTTGCCGCTGAACATAGCCCGATCCCGGGGCCACACTCGATTGGCTGAGCTCTTAGAGCAGCTGCAACAGAGTCCTCAAACTCAGGGCCAGCCTGCAGATGCTTGGGTGGACAGATGGAGAGGAGAGTCACAGACAAGCGGAATAAGCAACAGCCCCACTCCTAACTCAAACTCAG AGCTGAGGAGACCCAGGGCAGAGAGCCAGCCAGAAAACCAGAACCAGGGCTGGAGCCAAACAGGACACAGAGCCCCACAGGGAACCCAGGGAGATCAAGGAGGTCCACCCCCAGCCAAAAGACTCAAGCCCAGCCCCGACACCCAGCAACAGCTAACTAACTCACACTCTGGCACCAACCCTCTCCAATCCCTTCTCCACTCCTCTCCAAGTCCTAATCCTCAGCATTCTCTCCTCCCCAAGACCCTACAAACTCAACCCTCCAACCTCAACTGTCAGAAGGCACCTCTTGCCAGCTCCAGCCCCAGCCGGCCTCAGCTCCCTAATGCCCCATTCTCCCACCTGCAGGCCAGGATAGGGGGGTCTGGTGGGGGCACCAGATGGAGTCTGAGACAGACTCTGGGGCAGCGTAGCTTAGCCAGGAGGATTCTGGGAAAAGAACGACTGGCCATCCACCTGCGCCAAAGAGTGCTGTCTGACAGGGGAGAAGAGACAGAGGTGCTGACCTACCAGGATAACACAGAGGACCTGCAG ATGGACATTACAATGCTAGCTGATCACATCATGGAGGCTTCAACCGGTAGGCTGAAGCAGGAGGCGATGGAGACTGAAGTCGACTCCGGGAAGGTGGGAATCAGCAGTGATGTCAGGTTGCTCTCTAGTTACCTTGGTGAGGTAGAAAG GTTTCTAAAGTCCAAGCCTCCGACTCCTAGCCCCAAACCAAACTCTCTCTCAGGGCCGGAGGATGAGCAGAGTCCTCAGGCTAAACAAGCTCTATCCTTGCCCCTTGAGTGGAACTCCTTCCTCTGCGCAGCTATGAAAGAGGAGAGGTTGAAAACGGACTCCTCCTCCTGTCTAGCCATGACTGAGGCCGAGCAGGGAGAACTGTATGAGACTATCAGGCATGCTCTGCACTCCCTCAGAAAACACAAG GGTGCCATTCAGGAACATCGCAAAGAGATTGCAGCAGTGATTCAGCGCTGCTATAAAAGATACAAGCAG TATGCACTTTATAAGAGGATGACCCTGGCAGCCATCCTGATCCAGAGTCGTTTCCGGAGTTTCCATGAACAGAGGAAGTTCCAACAGAGTCGTAGAGCAGCGGTCCTCATCCAGCAATACTACCGCTCCTACAGACACTCCCTCAG CCTCCTAACTAAAAAACAGAACCAGGCTGCTCGCAAGATCCTAAGGTTCCTGCTCCGATGCCGCCACAG CCCCTTGATGGACCATAGGCCTCTGAAACGG GGCCAGAGAGCAGAGAAAGGCCAGGGGTCCTGA
- the LOC111563282 gene encoding calmodulin-binding transcription activator 1-like isoform X1, which yields MAAENKPEGLKKIRNPERMVRIAVGYTGHTPPKSDDTDANNEPGQLKIYLPKKLLECLPKCSSLPKERHRWNTNEEIAAYLITFEKHDEWLTTSPKTRPQNGSMILYNRKKVKYRKDGYCWKKRKDGKTTREDHMKLKVQGVECLYGCYVHSSIIPTFHRRCYWLLQNPDIVLVHYLNVPAVDDSGKPCGPVLCSINTDRKEWAKWSKEELIGQLKPMCAGSSLHQKCSSVKQRIISSKQESGAAAGGGVAAGTGVAAGQRAEEADGTEVQNSDVSEGQTEPSPGGGRSRAGGGERRNGRITKPSLLPQSSMEVSSSTSTNQVEVPDTTQSSPLSITSDMADSPALAIGAGLSQSTAVFMSEVTTLTGDSVYSAGHTHLLASTHESTTAGILLAVAPENQRFASFPGGVGLGEGGELVLSSSLDTGGGVSLPETTMTFDPDCFLNNPKQGQTYGGGGGKTEGCNGDDGGLHCSSNGFVYNPALVNNIKTEATPLEQPLATQSSYVGEGTGLSPSTTLEQMDFSAVMSSACVPSLTQPAHHASPSLFLQANPQTSQPAQLQTNGTEATQESGDAQAYIGLPTVPTDSPVTNGDPHTHLHQTTTDQQALCARNGQGTAVGSFPLTPQDATIDQSGNRGHQEVAGLEKPPENGGELLLKAGDPHETYTNVDTEHYLQPTDENAGGEEGGGGGGGRGGENEILCNGVSLSGGSSSVGASPQSIAAGANIEGALYSSPLPQQGGGVTATTAGAGTAISLEGFEASFGSQFSDLINDFISVEGSGGGVGAAVTGVLMTQEGAAGEEQGAGTGHLQGSEVEQGALGLLQETGRLFGVTDYSPEWSYPEGGVKVLITGPWLESSSEYSCLFDHISVPAALIQPGVLRCYCPAHDTGLVMLQVAMGGEVISSSVVFEYKARDLPALPSSQHDWLSLDDTQFRMSILERLEQMEQRMAEITNQNPRSEAMATKGGGVEGGGGATDQQSQISTDQGSFEGRVVVVCEKMMSQPCWASSNQLVHSKNSRGMTLLHLAAAQGYAGLIQTLIRWRTKHADSIDLELEVDPLNVDHFSCTPLMWACALGHTDAALVLYQWDPRALAIPDSLGRLPLNIARSRGHTRLAELLEQLQQSPQTQGQPADAWVDRWRGESQTSGISNSPTPNSNSELRRPRAESQPENQNQGWSQTGHRAPQGTQGDQGGPPPAKRLKPSPDTQQQLTNSHSGTNPLQSLLHSSPSPNPQHSLLPKTLQTQPSNLNCQKAPLASSSPSRPQLPNAPFSHLQARIGGSGGGTRWSLRQTLGQRSLARRILGKERLAIHLRQRVLSDRGEETEVLTYQDNTEDLQMDITMLADHIMEASTGRLKQEAMETEVDSGKVGISSDVRLLSSYLGEVERFLKSKPPTPSPKPNSLSGPEDEQSPQAKQALSLPLEWNSFLCAAMKEERLKTDSSSCLAMTEAEQGELYETIRHALHSLRKHKGAIQEHRKEIAAVIQRCYKRYKQYALYKRMTLAAILIQSRFRSFHEQRKFQQSRRAAVLIQQYYRSYRHSLSSLLTKKQNQAARKILRFLLRCRHRAREQRKARGPESPPPGPAHSPLSL from the exons GAGATTGCTGCATATCTCATCACTTTTGAGAAACACGATGAGTGGCTGACGACATCGCCAAAAACCAG GCCTCAAAATGGCTCTATGATCCTCTACAACCGTAAAAAGGTGAAGTACAGGAAAGATGGCTACTgctggaagaaaaggaaagacgGGAAGACCACCCGAGAGGATCATATGAAGCTGAAAGTCCAGGGAGTAGAG TGTCTGTATGGCTGCTACGTCCACTCCTCCATCATCCCCACCTTCCATCGTAGATGCTATTGGCTGCTGCAG AACCCAGACATTGTGCTGGTGCACTACCTGAATGTACCAGCAGTGGACGATAGCGGGAAGCCATGTGGTCCCGTCCTCTGCTCCATCAACACAGACAGGAAGGAGTGGGCCAAGTGGAGCAAGGAGGAGCTCATTGGACAACTCAAACCCATGT GTGCTGGAAGCAGCCTGCATCAGAAATGTTCCAGTGTCAAGCAGCGCATCATCTCATCCAAGCAGGAATCTGGAGCAGCGGCAGGAGGGGGAGTAGCAGCAGGTACCGGCGTGGCAGCGGGACAGAGGGCCGAGGAGGCAGATGGCACAGAGGTCCAGAACAGTGATGTATCAGAGGGCCAGACAGAGCCCAGTCCTGGAGGGGGCAGGAGCAGAGCAGgcggaggagagaggaggaatgGCAGGATCACCAAACCATCCCTACTCCCACAGAGCAGCATGGAGGTGTCATCCTCTACATCCACCAACCAGGTGGAGGTCCCTGACACCACCCAGAGCTCGCCACTGTCAATCACCAGCGACATGGCCGACAGTCCCGCTCTCGCCATTGGGGCTGGCTTATCCCAGAGCACAGCTGTGTTCATGTCTGAGGTCACAACACTGACTGGGGATTCAGTTTACTCTGCTGGTCACACCCACCTGCTGGCATCCACCCATGAAAGTACCACCGCTGGCATTCTATTAGCTGTTGCCCCTGAAAACCAGAGGTTTGCATCGTTTCCTGGTGGGGTAGGCTtaggggagggaggagagttGGTTTTGTCCAGCTCCTTAGACACTGGAGGTGGAGTCAGCCTTCCTGAGACCACCATGACCTTTGACCCTGATTGCTTCCTCAACAATCCCAAGCAGGGCCAGACGTATGGCGGCGGTGGAGGGAAGACTGAGGGGTGTAACGGCGATGATGGAGGACTCCACTGCTCTTCTAACGGCTTTGTGTACAATCCAGCCCTCGTCAACAACATCAAGACGGAGGCTACCCCTCTGGAGCAGCCGCTGGCCACTCAGAGCAGCTATGTGGGAGAAGGAACCGGACTCAGCCCCAGCACCACCCTGGAGCAGATGGACTTCAGCGCTGTCATGTCATCAGCTTGTGTCCCTAGTCTCACCCAGCCTGCACACCACGCTTCCCCCAGCCTCTTCCTCCAAGCCAACCCCCAGACGAGCCAGCCCGCTCAGCTGCAGACCAATGGTACTGAGGCAACCCAGGAATCCGGCGACGCCCAGGCATACATCGGCCTGCCCACAGTGCCAACAGACTCTCCGGTCACCAATGGAGACCCACATACACACCTCCACCAAACCACCACAGACCAGCAGGCCCTGTGCGCAAGGAACGGACAAGGAACGGCAGTGGGCTCGTTTCCCCTGACACCACAGGATGCCACCATTGACCAGTCAGGCAACAGGGGACATCAAGAGGTGGCAGGGTTAGAGAAGCCTCCTGAGAATGGAGGAGAATTACTACTGAAGGCCGGGGATCCTCATGAGACCTATACAAATGTTGACACTGAACACTACCTCCAGCCAACGGATGAAAAtgcaggaggagaggaaggaggaggaggtggcggGGGACGAGGAGGGGAAAACGAGATTCTGTGCAATGGTGTGAGCTTGTCAGGGGGCAGCAGTTCAGTGGGGGCCAGTCCTCAGTCAATAGCTGCTGGTGCAAACATTGAGGGGGCGCTCTACAGCTCTCCACTTCCACAGCAAGGTGGGGGGGTGACGGCTACAACAGCTGGGGCAGGAACAGCCATCAGTCTGGAAGGCTTTGAGGCTTCATTTGGAAGCCAGTTCTCTGATCTCATCAATGATTTCATCTCGGTTGAGGGGTccggtggtggggtgggggcaGCGGTCACTGGGGTTCTGATGACCCAGGAGGGGGCAGCAGGAGAGGAGCAGGGTGCAGGAACAGGCCACCTGCAGGGCTCTGAGGTGGAGCAGGGAGCTCTGGGACTCCTCCAGGAGACTGGGAGGCTGTTTGGTGTGACAGACTACTCCCCAGAGTGGTCTTATCCAGAG GGTGGAGTGAAGGTGCTGATCACAGGTCCGTGGTTGGAGTCAAGCAGTGAATACAGCTGTCTCTTCGACCACATCAGTGTCCCCGCTGCCCTCATCCAGCCCGGGGTGCTGCGCTGCTACTGCCCAG CCCATGACACAGGACTGGTGATGCTGCAGGTAGCTATGGGCGGTGAGGTCATCTCTTCATCGGTGGTGTTTGAATACAAGGCACGAGACCTTCCTGCCCTGCCGTCTTCTCAGCACGACTGGCTCTCACTGGATG ATACTCAGTTCAGGATGTCAATCTTGGAGCGTCTGGAGCAGATGGAACAGAGGATGGCTGAGATAACCAATCAGAACCCTCGCTCAGAAGCCATGGCAACCAAGGGCGGAGgagtggagggaggaggaggagctacTGATCAGCAGTCTCAA ATCTCTACCGATCAGGGTTCGTTCGAAGGTCgtgtggtggtggtgtgtgAGAAGATGATGTCTCAGCCATGCTGGGCTTCTTCTAATCAGCTCGTCCACAGTAAGAACTCCAGAGGAATGACCTTACTGCATCTGGCTGCAGCTCAGGGCTATGCAGGGCTCATTCAGACACTTATTCGCTGGCG TACAAAGCATGCTGACAGTATTGACCTTGAACTGGAAGTGGATCCTCTCAACGTAGACCACTTCTCCTGCACTCCACTG ATGTGGGCGTGTGCTCTGGGTCATACTGACGCAGCATTGGTGCTTTACCAGTGGGACCCGAGAGCCCTGGCTATTCCTGATTCACTGGGACGCTTGCCGCTGAACATAGCCCGATCCCGGGGCCACACTCGATTGGCTGAGCTCTTAGAGCAGCTGCAACAGAGTCCTCAAACTCAGGGCCAGCCTGCAGATGCTTGGGTGGACAGATGGAGAGGAGAGTCACAGACAAGCGGAATAAGCAACAGCCCCACTCCTAACTCAAACTCAG AGCTGAGGAGACCCAGGGCAGAGAGCCAGCCAGAAAACCAGAACCAGGGCTGGAGCCAAACAGGACACAGAGCCCCACAGGGAACCCAGGGAGATCAAGGAGGTCCACCCCCAGCCAAAAGACTCAAGCCCAGCCCCGACACCCAGCAACAGCTAACTAACTCACACTCTGGCACCAACCCTCTCCAATCCCTTCTCCACTCCTCTCCAAGTCCTAATCCTCAGCATTCTCTCCTCCCCAAGACCCTACAAACTCAACCCTCCAACCTCAACTGTCAGAAGGCACCTCTTGCCAGCTCCAGCCCCAGCCGGCCTCAGCTCCCTAATGCCCCATTCTCCCACCTGCAGGCCAGGATAGGGGGGTCTGGTGGGGGCACCAGATGGAGTCTGAGACAGACTCTGGGGCAGCGTAGCTTAGCCAGGAGGATTCTGGGAAAAGAACGACTGGCCATCCACCTGCGCCAAAGAGTGCTGTCTGACAGGGGAGAAGAGACAGAGGTGCTGACCTACCAGGATAACACAGAGGACCTGCAG ATGGACATTACAATGCTAGCTGATCACATCATGGAGGCTTCAACCGGTAGGCTGAAGCAGGAGGCGATGGAGACTGAAGTCGACTCCGGGAAGGTGGGAATCAGCAGTGATGTCAGGTTGCTCTCTAGTTACCTTGGTGAGGTAGAAAG GTTTCTAAAGTCCAAGCCTCCGACTCCTAGCCCCAAACCAAACTCTCTCTCAGGGCCGGAGGATGAGCAGAGTCCTCAGGCTAAACAAGCTCTATCCTTGCCCCTTGAGTGGAACTCCTTCCTCTGCGCAGCTATGAAAGAGGAGAGGTTGAAAACGGACTCCTCCTCCTGTCTAGCCATGACTGAGGCCGAGCAGGGAGAACTGTATGAGACTATCAGGCATGCTCTGCACTCCCTCAGAAAACACAAG GGTGCCATTCAGGAACATCGCAAAGAGATTGCAGCAGTGATTCAGCGCTGCTATAAAAGATACAAGCAG TATGCACTTTATAAGAGGATGACCCTGGCAGCCATCCTGATCCAGAGTCGTTTCCGGAGTTTCCATGAACAGAGGAAGTTCCAACAGAGTCGTAGAGCAGCGGTCCTCATCCAGCAATACTACCGCTCCTACAGACACTCCCTCAG CAGCCTCCTAACTAAAAAACAGAACCAGGCTGCTCGCAAGATCCTAAGGTTCCTGCTCCGATGCCGCCACAG GGCCAGAGAGCAGAGAAAGGCCAGGGGTCCTGAGAGCCCACCACCAGGCCCCGCACACAGCCCCCTCAGCCTGTGA